DNA sequence from the Burkholderiales bacterium genome:
TGTGGAAGACGGTGGTGGGCGCGAAGCCGGTCGAGGCGATGATCCCGGCACCCGCCGCGGCGCATTGACAACGCAAGAAGGAGAATCTCGCCAGCAAGGCCCAAACACACCAGGAGCGCCCAGCGCGCCCGGAACGAAACTGTGTCTTGGTGGTGAACAGGACGAATAGCGATGGCTGAGCAGACACTTCACTCGAAGATCGAGCAAAGCAACACGCTGCTGATCGTGTTGGTGGTGCTGGTGGTGGCGGTCGGCGGACTGGTCGAGATCGTGCCGCTGTTCTTTCAGCGCTCGACTACGGAGCCGGTGGCCGGGTTGCAACCCTATAGCGCGCTGCAGCTCGAAGGGCGCGACATCTATATCCGCGAGGGTTGCAACAACTGCCACTCGCAGATGATCCGGCCGATGCGTGCCGAGACCGAGCGCTACGGCCACTATTCGGTGGCCGGCGAGTTCGTCTACGACCATCCGTTCCTGTGGGGCAGCAAGCGCACGGGGCCGGACCTGGCGCGGGTCGGGGGGCGCTACAGCGACGAATGGCATCGCCTGCACATGGTCAACCCGCGCAGCGTGGTGCCGGAATCGAACATGCCGGGTTATCCCTGGCTGGCTTCCGCCCGGCTCGACGGCGGCCGGACCGCAGCCAAGATGAGAGCGCTGCGCGCGATCGGCGTGCCCTACACCGACGAGCAGATCGCCGGCGCGGAAGGCCAAACCAAAGGCAAGACCGAGCTCGACGCGCTGGTGGCCTATCTGCAGGTGCTCGGAACGACGATCAAGACGAGGTAGTCATGGAACTGTTGACCATCCTGCGCTCCACGGTGACGGTGATCGCCTTCGCCACTTTCGTCGCGATCGTCCTCTGGGCGTACAGCGCCAGGCGCAGCTCCGCATTCGAGGCCGCGGCGCATGCGCCCTTGCGCGACGAGATCGACGCCGGCAGCCCTTCGCCGGAAACAACGCCGGACCGCGGGAGCCCGAGATGAACGATTTCACCCACGACTTCTGGGGCTGGTACGTCGCGATCATCACGGTGCTCAGCATCGTGGCGTGCGCGGTGCTGTTGAGGGCGCTGTCCACGCGCAAGCTCGCGCCCGGAGAAAAGGCCGGCGTCATGGGCCATGTCTGGGACGAAGACCTAGAGGAGTACAACAACCCGCTGCCGAACTGGTGGCGCTGGCTGTTCTACATCACGCTGTTCTTCGGGATGGCCTACATCGTGTTCTTTCCCGGGCTCGGCGTGTTCAACGGAGTGCTCAAGTGGAGCTCCACCGGACAGTACGAGACCGAGATCGCGCGCGCCGAGGAGCGTTTCGGCCCGCTGTACGCCAGGTACGCCGCCATGGATCTGAAGGAAGTCGCCGCCGATGCGCAGGCCCGCGAGATGGGACAACGGCTGTTCGTCAACTACTGCTCGCAATGCCACGCCTCCGACGGGCGAGGCAGCCGCGGATTCCCCAATCTCGCCGATCGCGACTGGCTCTGGGGCGGGGATCCGCAGGCGATCAAGGCCAGCATCACGGCCGGGCGCCAGGGGATCATGCCGCCGTTCGGCGCGGCGCTGGGCGACGAGGGGGTGAAGGACGTGGCGCACTACGTGCTGTCGTTGTCCGGCAAAACGCATGACGGCTTGCGCGCCGTACGCGGCAAGCCGCTTTTCGAGGCGAACTGCACCGCCTGCCACGGCCCCGAAGGCAAGGGCAACCCGGCACTGGGTGCACCGGATCTCACCGACGAGGTGTGGCTGCACGGGCGCGGCGAGTCGAGCATCATCGAGACCGTGAGCAAGGGGCGGCACAACGTCATGCCGGCATGGGGCGAATTTCTCGGCGAGGCCAGAACCCACATCCTCGCCGCGTACGTCTGGAGCCTTTCCAATGTCCGGTAGCGCAGCGCCGGCGAAGCGACTCGATCCCGGCGGTGCCGGCGGGCAACGCGGCGAGCATTACGGGCGCCTGTCGATCGCCCTGCACTGGCTGATGCTGCTGTTGATCGTCGCGGTCTACGTCTGCATCGAGCTGCGCGAAGCGTTTCCCAAGGGCAGCGAGCCCCGGGAGGCGCTGAAGACCTGGCATTACATGCTCGGGCTTTCGGTATTCGCGCTGGTCTGGGTTCGCCTGGTGCTGCATTTTCTAGGGCCGATTCCAGGAATCGAACCGCCGCCGCCACGCTGGCAGGTGCTGGCCTCCGCGGTCGTGCATTTTTTGCTCTACGTGTTCATGATCGCCATGCCGCTTCTGGGGTGGCTGGTGCTCAGCGCGGAAGGAAAACCCGTTCCCCTTTTCGGGTTCGAGTTGCCGCCGCTTGCCGGAGAGAACGAGTCCTTGGCGCATTGGGCGGAGGAAGTCCACGAGGCATTCGGAAAGGTGGGCTACTTTCTGATCGGCCTGCACGCGGCGGCCGCGCTGTTCCATCATTACGTGCTGCGCGACAACACGCTGCGCCGCATGTTGCCGTAGCCGATGGTTCTTTCGAACCACCGCGACGGTCGACGGCCCGCTCGCGGCGCTTCGGACGCTTGCTGATGGACGCTTCTCCCAGGCCCCGTCTGGCGTCCGCGACCCAGCCGGTCGAGCAGGTGCTCTACGAGATCCGCCGCAAGATCTATCCGCGGGCGGTGACCGGCAAGTTCGCGGCCTGGCGCTGGTTCTTCGTGTGGGCCACCCAGCTCGTGTTCTACGGCCTGCCGTGGCTGGAATGGAACGGCAGGCAGGCGGTGCTGTTCGATCTCGTCAACCGCAAGTTCTACATCTTCGGGCTGGTGTTCTGGCCGCAGGACGTGATCTATCTCGCCGTCCTGCTCATCATCTCGGCCTATTCGTTGTTTCTGTTTACCGCGGTGGCGGGGCGGCTATGGTGCGGCTATGCCTGCCCGCAGACGGTGTATACGGAGATCTTCATGTGGATCGAGCGGGCGATCGAGGGCGATCGCCTGCAGCGCATGAAGCTCGATCGCTCGCCGCTCTCGCCCCGCAAGATCGGGCTCAAGGCGGCGAAGCACGGCGCCTGGATCGCGGTTGCCCTGTGGACCGGATTCACCTTCGTGGGCTACTTCACGCCGATCACGACGCTCCGGGACGAAGTGCTCGGATTCGCGACCGGGCCGTGGGAAACGTTCTGGATTGCGTTCTACGGATTCGCGACCTACGGCAACGCGGGCTGGATGCGCGAGCAGGTCTGCAAGTACATGTGCCCGTACGCCCGTTTCCAGAGCGTGATGTTCGACAACGATACGTTGATCATTTCCTACGATCGCAGCCGCGGAGAGCCGCGTGGCGCGCGCGCCCGCAACGTCGACTACAAGGCCAAGGGCCTTGGCGACTGCGTGGACTGTGGAATCTGCGTGCAGGTCTGTCCCACCGGAATCGACATCCGCGACGGCCTGCAGTACGAGTGCATCGGCTGCGCCGCCTGCATCGACGGCTGCGATCAGGTCATGGACAAGATGGGGTATCCGCGCGGACTGATCCGCTATGCCACGGAGAGCGGGCTCAGGAACCGCTATTCCGTGGCCCAGATGCTGCGGCGCGTCTTTCGCCCCCGCGTGCTGATCTACACCGCGGTGCTGTGGGTCATCATCGGTCTGGCCGCCTTCAGTCTCGTTCACCGCACACCGATCAAGGTCGATGTCATCCGCGACCGCGTCACGACGGCGCGGCCGGACGATCCGGTCGTCGAGAACGTCTACCGCCTGCAGATCATGAATGCGTCGGAAACGCCACGCTCGGTCCGGATCACGGTGTCCGGACTGGAGGGTCTGCGTCTGGAATCGGAGCGGCAACCGATCGACATCGGCCCGGCCACTCAGCGTCTGGTGGCGGTGCGGCTGTCGGTTGACCGGGCGCATGTAGGTCCAGGCTCGAACACGGTGGTCTTCACCGTCGCGACCGAAGCCGATCCCGCGGAGAATATCGTGATCGAAGAGAAAGCGGCGTTCGTGGTGCCCTGAGGATGCGCGACATGACACTCCCGAGACCGCAGCCCGGCCGCCCCTGGTATCGAGAGCCCTGGCCATGGGCGCTGCTGGCGGCGCCGGCGACCGCGGTCGTGGCGGGCGTCGCGACCTTGCTGATCGCCCTCGCGCACCAGGACGGCCTGGTCGCGGAGGACTACTACAGGCAGGGCCTGGCCATCAACCAGAGGCTGGAGCGCGAGCAGCGTGCGGCGGCCCTGCGGCTGCGCGCGCAGGTGCTGTTCAGCGAGCGCAGGGCGCGGGTGCTCCTCGAAGGCGATGGTTCGCTGCCCGGCCGGCTCAGGCTGCGCTTCGTGCATCCCACGCGCTCGGGCAATGACAGGGAGGTCGTGCTGGAGCGCGTGGCGCCGCGCATGTACGAAGCGGCGCTGCCCGCGTTTCGCTCCGGGCGCTGGCTGGTACAGCTCGAAGACCCGGACCGCACGTGGCGCCTGAGCGGGGTCTGGGCCGGCGACGAGCCGGCGCTGGTCCTGTCCAGCATCGGCGAAAGGGTGCAACAGAGGGGAAGATGAAGTCGCGGACGCTGGTGTGGATTCTTTGGCCTTCCTTCGTAGTGGCCGGCGTGGTCGAGGGCGTGTTCTTCACGCTGTTCGATCCCATGGAGCTGCTGCTGTTCGGCGCGCCGATCGGCTGGAGCCGCACCGCAGTCTATTCGGTGGGCTTCTTCGT
Encoded proteins:
- the ccoP gene encoding cytochrome-c oxidase, cbb3-type subunit III, which codes for MNDFTHDFWGWYVAIITVLSIVACAVLLRALSTRKLAPGEKAGVMGHVWDEDLEEYNNPLPNWWRWLFYITLFFGMAYIVFFPGLGVFNGVLKWSSTGQYETEIARAEERFGPLYARYAAMDLKEVAADAQAREMGQRLFVNYCSQCHASDGRGSRGFPNLADRDWLWGGDPQAIKASITAGRQGIMPPFGAALGDEGVKDVAHYVLSLSGKTHDGLRAVRGKPLFEANCTACHGPEGKGNPALGAPDLTDEVWLHGRGESSIIETVSKGRHNVMPAWGEFLGEARTHILAAYVWSLSNVR
- a CDS encoding cytochrome b, which gives rise to MSGSAAPAKRLDPGGAGGQRGEHYGRLSIALHWLMLLLIVAVYVCIELREAFPKGSEPREALKTWHYMLGLSVFALVWVRLVLHFLGPIPGIEPPPPRWQVLASAVVHFLLYVFMIAMPLLGWLVLSAEGKPVPLFGFELPPLAGENESLAHWAEEVHEAFGKVGYFLIGLHAAAALFHHYVLRDNTLRRMLP
- the ccoG gene encoding cytochrome c oxidase accessory protein CcoG, with product MDASPRPRLASATQPVEQVLYEIRRKIYPRAVTGKFAAWRWFFVWATQLVFYGLPWLEWNGRQAVLFDLVNRKFYIFGLVFWPQDVIYLAVLLIISAYSLFLFTAVAGRLWCGYACPQTVYTEIFMWIERAIEGDRLQRMKLDRSPLSPRKIGLKAAKHGAWIAVALWTGFTFVGYFTPITTLRDEVLGFATGPWETFWIAFYGFATYGNAGWMREQVCKYMCPYARFQSVMFDNDTLIISYDRSRGEPRGARARNVDYKAKGLGDCVDCGICVQVCPTGIDIRDGLQYECIGCAACIDGCDQVMDKMGYPRGLIRYATESGLRNRYSVAQMLRRVFRPRVLIYTAVLWVIIGLAAFSLVHRTPIKVDVIRDRVTTARPDDPVVENVYRLQIMNASETPRSVRITVSGLEGLRLESERQPIDIGPATQRLVAVRLSVDRAHVGPGSNTVVFTVATEADPAENIVIEEKAAFVVP
- a CDS encoding cbb3-type cytochrome c oxidase subunit 3, with product MELLTILRSTVTVIAFATFVAIVLWAYSARRSSAFEAAAHAPLRDEIDAGSPSPETTPDRGSPR
- a CDS encoding FixH family protein, yielding MTLPRPQPGRPWYREPWPWALLAAPATAVVAGVATLLIALAHQDGLVAEDYYRQGLAINQRLEREQRAAALRLRAQVLFSERRARVLLEGDGSLPGRLRLRFVHPTRSGNDREVVLERVAPRMYEAALPAFRSGRWLVQLEDPDRTWRLSGVWAGDEPALVLSSIGERVQQRGR
- the ccoO gene encoding cytochrome-c oxidase, cbb3-type subunit II, with the translated sequence MAEQTLHSKIEQSNTLLIVLVVLVVAVGGLVEIVPLFFQRSTTEPVAGLQPYSALQLEGRDIYIREGCNNCHSQMIRPMRAETERYGHYSVAGEFVYDHPFLWGSKRTGPDLARVGGRYSDEWHRLHMVNPRSVVPESNMPGYPWLASARLDGGRTAAKMRALRAIGVPYTDEQIAGAEGQTKGKTELDALVAYLQVLGTTIKTR